A stretch of the Larimichthys crocea isolate SSNF chromosome IX, L_crocea_2.0, whole genome shotgun sequence genome encodes the following:
- the mat2al gene encoding methionine adenosyltransferase II, alpha-like, translated as MNASSGARGGKSFLFTSESVGEGHADKMCDQISDAVLDAYLSQDPDSKVACECVTKTGMVLLVGEVTSKAKVDLQSVVRDTVKAIGYDRSSKGFDYKTCNVLLALEPQCLEISDCVFEGRDQEDIGAGDQGLMFGYATDETEECMPLTILLAHKINYRMKELSRNGECPWILPDSKSQVTVEYRDNMGAMEPLRVHTVVISVQHTPEITLQEIRHNLMEKVVKVIIPAKYLDDRTIYHLLPSGKFLLGGPQSDAGLTGRKIIVDTYGGWGGHGGGAFSGKDSSKVDRSGAYAARWVAKSLVKAGLCRRALVQISYAIGVSHPLSISVFHYGTSSRDEDELLRIVQKNFDLRPGVIVKELGLKRPIYQATACYGHFGRDEFPWEKPKPLVI; from the exons ATGAACGCCAGCAGCGGAGCCCGCGGCGGGAAGAGCTTCCTGTTCACCTCCGAGTCCGTCGGAGAAGGACACGCCG ATAAAATGTGTGATCAGATCAGTGATGCTGTGCTCGATGCGTATCTGAGTCAAGACCCCGACTCTAAAGTGGCTTGTG AGTGTGTGACGAAGACCGGCATGGTGTTACTGGTCGGAGAAGTGACCTCTAAGGCCAAAGTGGATCTGCAGTCGGTGGTCCGAGACACCGTCAAGGCGATCGGCTACGATAGGTCTTCCAAAG GTTTCGACTATAAGACCTGCAACGTGCTGTTAGCGCTGGAGCCGCAGTGCTTGGAGATATCGGACTGCGTGTTCGAAGGCCGGGATCAGGAGGACATCGGAGCCGGAGACCAG GGTTTGATGTTCGGCTACGCCACGGACGAGACGGAGGAGTGTATGCCGTTAACCATCCTGCTGGCTCACAAAATCAACTACAGGATGAAAGAGCTGTCACGCAACGGAGAGTGTCCGTGGATACTACCGGACTCCAAATCACAA GTCACAGTGGAGTATCGAGACAACATGGGAGCCATGGAGCCCCTTCGTGTCCACACTGTGGTCATCTCAGTCCAACACACTCCTGAAATCACCCTGCAGGAGATCAGACACAATCTGATGGAGAAGGTGGTGAAGGTCATCATTCCCGCCAAGTACTTAGACGACAGGACCATCTACCATTTACTGCCGAGCGGGAAGTTCCTCCTCGGAGGCCCACAG AGCGACGCCGGACTCACGGGACGTAAAATCATCGTGGACACGTACGGAGGATGGGGTGGACATGGCGGTGGAGCTTTCTCCGGGAAAGATTCCTCCAAAGTGGATCGGTCCGGAGCGTACGCCGCTCGCTGGGTCGCCAAGTCTCTGGTGAAAGCCGGACTGTGCAGGAGAGCGCTCGTACAG ATCTCTTACGCCATCGGCGTCAGCcatcctctctccatctcagtGTTTCACTACGGCACGTCGAGCAGGGACGAAGACGAGCTGCTGCGGATCGTACAGAAGAACTTTGACCTCCGACCCGGGGTCATCGTGAA AGAGCTCGGCTTGAAGAGGCCGATTTACCAGGCCACCGCCTGCTACGGTCACTTCGGCAGAGACGAGTTCCCCTGGGAGAAACCGAAGCCTCTGGTGATCTGA
- the hnrnpd gene encoding heterogeneous nuclear ribonucleoprotein D0 → MSDDYEFSDDTTMMRMEEDGEANSDDPMSAAGDCGLMGGEAEGSRIDASKNEEDEGKMFVGGLSWDTTKKDLKDYFSKYGEVVDCTLKLDPMTGRSRGFGFVLFKDPESVDKVASQKEHKLNGKVIDPKKAKAMKSKEPVKKIFVGGLSPDTPEEKVREYFGAFGEVESIELPMENKTNKRRGFCFITFKEEEPVKSIMEKKYHNIGLSKCEIKVAMSKEQYQQQQYWGGRGGYSSRSRGRGGGPNQNWNQGYGNYWNQGYGNYGNYGYNNQGYGGYGGYDYPSYNNYYGYGDYNDQSGGYGKSPRRGGHTNSYKPY, encoded by the exons atgtcgGACGACTACGAGTTCAGCGACGACACCACCATgatgaggatggaggaggacggagaggcCAACAGCGACGACCCGATGTCCGCGGCCGGGGACTGCGGCCTGATGGGGGGCGAGGCCGAGGGGTCGCGGATCGACGCCAGCAAGaacgaggaggacgaggg GAAGATGTTTGTAGGAGGACTCAGCTGGGACACGACCAAGAAGGATCTCAAAGATTACTTCTCCAAGTACGGGGAGGTCGTGGACTGCACGTTAAAGCTGGACCCCATGACGGGCCGATCCAGAGGGTTCGGCTTTGTGCTCTTCAAAGACCCGGAGAGTGTtgacaag GTCGCCTCACAGAAGGAACACAAACTCAACGGAAAGGTCATCGACCCCAAAAAAGCCAAGGCCATGAAGAGCAAGGAGCCCGTGAAGAAGATCTTTGTGGGCGGCCTCTCTCCAGACACGCCCGAGGAGAAAGTCAGAGAGTACTTTGGTGCCTTCGGAGAG GTGGAGTCGATCGAACTCCCcatggagaacaaaacaaacaaaagacgaGGCTTCTGCTTCATCACGTTCAAAGAGGAGGAGCCGGTGAAGAGCATCATGGAGAAGAAGTACCACAACATTGGACTCAGCAAG TGTGaaatcaaagtggccatgtcAAAGGAGCagtaccagcagcagcagtactggggaggcagaggaggataCTCGTCCAGGTCTCGAGGCAGAGGCGGCG GTCCAAATCAAAACTGGAACCAGGGTTACGGCAACTACTGGAATCAAGGCTACGGCAACTATGGCAACTACGGTTACAATAATCAAGGCTACGGAGGCTACGGTGGCTATGATTACCCAAGTTACAACAACTATTACGGATACGGCGATTACAACG ATCAGTCCGGCGGATACGGCAAGTCGCCACGTCGTGGTGGTCACACCAACAGTTACAAGCCGTATTAA
- the si:ch73-234b20.5 gene encoding vesicle-associated membrane protein 8 isoform X1 yields MDNPNPQTPATGSAAKLDQVQGQVNEVKVILKDNISKVLERGDRLDDLIGKTDDLQASADSFQKTSTRVARKYWWKNIKMMIIIGVIVLIVVILIILFATNTI; encoded by the exons ATG gaTAACCCGAACCCTCAGACGCCGGCCACCGGCTCGGCGGCCAAACTTGACCAGGTGCAGGGTCAAGTCAACGAGGTGAAAGTTATCCTGAAAGACAACATCAGCAAAGTGCTGGAGAGGGGCGACAGGTTAGACGACCTGATCGGCAAGACTGATGACCTGCAGGCTTCG gcCGACTCATTTCAAAAAACGTCCACGCGGGTCGCGAGGAAGTACTGGTGGAAGAACATCAAAATGATGATCATCATCGGCGTGATTGTGCTAATCGtcgtcatcctcatcatcctctttgCCACGAATactatctaa
- the LOC104938135 gene encoding aryl hydrocarbon receptor gives MPGNDGGYAVKRRKKPVQKIAKPPPTKTNPSKRHRDRLNVELDRLTSLLPFTEEVRGRLDKLSVLRLSVGYLKVKSYFHAAFQKRSPPLVSANDRNVQSVSLDKVSFSEGDHLLQALNGFVLVVTTDGTVFYASRTIQDFLGFHQSDVLHQSVFDLVHMDDREMFRCQLHFALNPNDTDSHVRAEDGQQSGSKCPSSSLSLLPQYIPPENSSFLERSFCCRLRCLLDNTSGFLALNFTGHLKYLHLQGNTGADGSTAPPPHLALFAIATPVQPPSVMEIRTKTLIFQTKHSMDFAPVGIDTRGKLVLGYSEIELVTTGSGYQFIHAADMMYCADNHLKMIKTGDSGFTFFRLLTKTGHWLWVQANARIVFKDGRPDFIIARQKALTNEEGEEHLHQRRRQLPFNLATGEGVLYDTWMDSFSIPGPPGSGAPTDTAEPSTEKPLDPASILGSLHRQDHSVYTEPQTPSPLLPIFAQIDDLDLEQSPMEQAFLDSHALLSVPGQAVQASQKRSVTGDLTSEAMIDSLEQILADIGGGGFEDLQVEETELRDWENTVVRVNNEREDAARELNHILANDVFSYVEEALRRETMQGSDQITDTEFAEGDVLGGVGTSALWPPNSSNHHQMISAQSCHAAHPPPDVTQPPWFMGTMEQSAQYTLNHAGPQRTYIEPSVWQQQQQLPQSFHHHTLTHSSHTPGSVNSAAPSFQLPQAQRLSGSCMYEKREAHIPNVATVPARLDGPLMGPTCSSGPTHVTAGTSANAAFAVGVINQGTMQPSGPCGDVGNISLVHLSGDGAGLGTARSENSSFFCWNGDTQIPRVPLNGVADPFAFPTLRYEHECDGSS, from the exons ATGCCCGGGAATGATGGAGGATACGcggtgaagaggaggaagaagcccGTCCAGAAAAT tgcaaaGCCTCCACCCACGAAGACAAACCCGTCCAAGAGGCACCGGGACCGCCTGAACGTGGAGCTGGACCGCCTGACCAGCCTGCTGCCTTTCAccgaggaggtcagaggtcgccTGGACAAGCTGTCCGTGCTCCGGCTCAGTGTGGGATACCTCAAAGTTAAGAGTTACTTCCACG CAGCGTTCCAGAAAAGATCGCCTCCTCTCGTCTCTGCTAACGACAGAAATGTTCAGTCGGTGTCTCTCGACAAAGTCAGTTTCTCTGAAGGAGATCATCTCCTGCAG GCTTTAAATGGGTTTGTTTTGGTCGTGACGACTGATGGGACGGTCTTCTACGCGTCTCGAACCATCCAGGACTTCCTCGGCTTCCATCAG TCCGACGTCCTCCATCAGAGTGTTTTCGACCTCGTCCACATGGACGACAGAGAGATGTTCAGATGTCAGCTTCACTTCGCCCTCAACCCCAACGACACCGACTCACACGTGAGAGCAGAAG ACGGGCAGCAGTCGGGCAGTAAATGTCCGAGCAGCTCGCTGAGCTTGTTGCCTCAGTACATCCCTCCAGAGAACTCGTCCTTCCTGGAAAGAAGCTTCTGCTGTCGCCTTCGCTGCCTCCTGGACAACACCTCTGGATTTCTG GCTCTAAACTTCACCGGCCATCTGAAGTACCTGCACCTGCAGGGAAACACCGGGGCTGATGGGAgcacagctcctcctcctcacctggcTCTGTTTGCCATCGCCACACCTGTGCAGCCTCCGTCCGTCATGGAGATCCGGACGAAGACCCTCATCTTCCAGACTAAACACAGCATGGACTTTGCTCCTGTGGGCATCGACACCAGGGGGAAGCTGGTTTTAGGATATTCAGAGATCGAGCTGGTCACTACAGGCTCCGGCTATCAGTTCATCCACGCCGCTGACATGATGTACTGCGCTGACAACCACCTCAAGA TGATAAAGACCGGAGACAGCGGCTTCACGTTCTTCAGGCTGCTGACCAAAACGGGACACTGGTTGTGGGTTCAGGCCAATGCCAGGATAGTCTTCAAGGACGGTAGACCGGACTTCATCATCGCTCGCCAGAAAGCCCTCAC AAATGAAGAAGGGGAGGAACACTTGCACCAGAGAAGACGGCAGCTTCCGTTCAACCTCGCCACCGGCGAAGGCGTCCTCTACGACACGTGGATGGATTCCTTCTCCATTCCTGGTCCTCCTGGCTCCGGTGCACCAACGGACACCGCCGAGCCCTCCACAGAAAAACCTTTAGACCCGGCCTCCATCTTGGGGTCCCTTCACCGGCAGGACCACTCAGTTTACACCGAACCACAGACACCGAGTCCCCTTCTCCCAATCTTCGCCCAAATCGATGACCTCGATTTGGAGCAGTCGCCCATGGAACAAGCCTTCCTGGACAGCCACGCTCTGCTCAGCGTGCCGGGCCAGGCGGTCCAGGCTTCACAGAAGAGGTCCGTCACGGGGGACCTCACATCGGAGGCCATGATCGACTCGTTGGAGCAGATTTTGGCAGATATCGGGGGCGGAGGGTTTGAGGATCTTCAAGTAGAGGAGACGGAGTTAAGGGATTGGGAGAACACCGTTGTCAGGGTGAACAATGAAAGGGAAGACGCAGCGAGGGAACTGAACCACATCCTTGCCAATGACGTGTTTTCATATGTGGAGGAGGCTCTGAGGAGAGAGACCATGCAGGGTTCAGATCAGATAACGGACACAGAGTTCGCAGAGGGGGATGTTCTCGGTGGGGTTGGCACCTCTGCACTGTGGCCTCCGAACAGCAGCAACCACCACCAGATGATTTCAGCACAGTCCTGCCATGCTGCACATCCACCGCCTGACGTAACACAACCACCATGGTTCATGGGAACGATGGAGCAGAGTGCACAATATACTCTGAACCACGCCGGCCCACAGCGGACTTACATCGAGCCTTCAGTGtggcaacaacagcagcagctgccgcAAAGTTTTCACCATCACACGCTGACACATTCCTCGCACACACCAGGCAGCGTGAACTCAGCGGCTCCATCATTCCAGCTGCCGCAAGCGCAGCGATTATCCGGCAGCTGCATGTATGAAAAAAGAGAAGCTCACATACCGAACGTTGCTACCGTTCCCGCCCGACTGGACGGACCTCTCATGGGGCCGACGTGCTCCAGTGGGCCCACACACGTTACAGCAGGGACGAGCGCCAACGCCGCCTTCGCGGTTGGGGTCATCAACCAGGGGACGATGCAGCCGTCAGGTCCCTGCGGAGATGTCGGCAACATCAGTTTGGTCCATCTGAGCGGAGACGGCGCCGGTCTGGGAACAGCTCGGTCAGAAAACAGCTCGTTCTTCTGCTGGAACGGTGACACGCAG atTCCCAGAGTTCCCCTGAACGGCGTCGCCGACCCGTTTGCCTTCCCCACTCTCAGATACGAGCACGAGTGTGATGGAAGCTCTTGA